The stretch of DNA CGGAAGAAATTATATCATTTAATGAAGTGGACATTATAGCACCATCACAGAAGCTGTTGGCCAGGAAATTTTCATGCAATGTGGTACCAGGGAAAAGCCTTCTTCTGACTGGTACGCCTCTTCCTACAAGTGACCTTTATTTGTATTCTGCTCATCAGCGAACTTGTAGTGACATGTTTCATGTTACCTTTACTTAGGTCCCAATGGTAGTGGAAAGAGTTATATTTTTAGAGTGCTCAGAGATTTGTGGCCCATGGTCCCTGGGAGAGTTACCAAGCCCTCAGAAGGAATGTTTCATGTTCCTCAGCATCCGTACACCAGTCTGGGAACTCTGGAGGATCAGGTCATATGCCCTCTCTCAAGGGAGGAAGCGGAGATGAAAGTTCTTTCGTTACACAAATCTGGTAGGCGCCACGAAATATCTGCCTGTTGAATAATAAAGAACTAACTATGTGTCTGAACAAATATTATAACTAGCTAGAAGGTCACTTGTCAAAAGTATCAAGTTATTTTGTTATTCGTCCTGTAACTGGAAACTCTATGCCTCTATGGTAATACAGGTAACAAGTCTAGTGCTTCTGTCCTGCTGGATGATCACCTGGAGAAAATTCTGGAGAATGTCCGGCTGGTCTATCTTCTAGAAAGAGAAAGGTGGGATTCTACTCCAAACTGGGAAGATGCTCTATCGCTAGGAGAACAACAAAGGCTTGGGATGGTCTGTTGGTGTTAGGTGGAAGCCCAACTTTTTTTATTCATTTACATTTTGTACTTGTTAAGTTAATTGAAAGTAACTCATGTGTTGTAGTATGTGTTTTTTCAGGCTCGTTTGTTTTTCCATCATCCTAAACTTGGTATTCTCGATGAATGCACCATGTGCGTGTTCTGTCATAGTGCTCTTTTGACTTTATCACTTACCTTTTTTCCTTTGCTGATCAATTACCATATGTCCTGGCAGTGCTACAAGTGTACAGAGTAGCAACTAACATGGGGATAACTGTGATCACTTCCTCACAAGTGTCTGGATAATCACCACAATAACATAAAACTCCTGATGCCGTGACAGTTTCCTTCCCGGTGAActgttcttttcttttcttttcttttttgttgttCTTGGAAAGACAGTGAAATGTTCCTTGACGTCAATTTATCCTTCAAAGTTCACCTCGCTCTCAGGACTGTACTTGAGTTTTTTTTCTGAAACTTTTCCCTGTTTACAGAGGCCCGCTCTGCTTATATCCTTCCAAGGCTTGGAGCTGAAGCTCATCGATGGGGAAGGAACTAGGAATTGTGTGCCATTCACCAATGAATGATGCCATACATATTTCAGCTGCATGTATAAAAGCACCTGATCTTGCACTGTAATTTTGCTCAGCAAGTTTGGGGCAGAATGGAAGAGTGGACGCAGTGTTTGATCAAGAAACCAGTTCAGGGATTGGAAGTAATGGATTGGTGGGAGAAGGAGTTGGCACATTTGTCAAAAAAGGTGAGAAGACTAAAGGCGGCCTTGATCATCTACGCTGCGTGGAATATCTGGAAGGCAAGGAACAAGAGGATCTTTGAGCAAAGAACAATGTCACCAGGCGAAGTGATGCAAGAGATCAAAGCTGAAATGCAGTGCAGGTTTATGGCCTGTGGAAGCCCGGAGTCATCTTCTTTTAATGTTTAATTTAGCTTTTCTAGAGTTCGAGTACTCCTTAATTTATGTAATATCGCCAATGTAAGCACTCTGAACCTTGTTCTTCTCTCCCGGCTTAAATGA from Panicum hallii strain FIL2 chromosome 3, PHallii_v3.1, whole genome shotgun sequence encodes:
- the LOC112884244 gene encoding ABC transporter D family member 1-like isoform X1, yielding MVEAKFMKLLDHSKILLRKQWLYGIVDDFVIKRLPHNMTWGLSLLYALEHKGDRALTSTQGELAHALAVLVSTVSQSFIAFSDILELHKKLLELSGGINRIFKLEDFLHAAQRNTVVSSNTISAASEEIISFNEVDIIAPSQKLLARKFSCNVVPGKSLLLTGPNGSGKSYIFRVLRDLWPMVPGRVTKPSEGMFHVPQHPYTSLGTLEDQVICPLSREEAEMKVLSLHKSGNKSSASVLLDDHLEKILENVRLVYLLERERWDSTPNWEDALSLGEQQRLGMARLFFHHPKLGILDECTIATSVQSSN
- the LOC112884244 gene encoding ABC transporter D family member 1-like isoform X2, with the translated sequence MVEAKFMKLLDHSKILLRKQWLYGIVDDFVIKRLPHNMTWGLSLLYALEHKGDRALTSTQGELAHALAVLVSTVSQSFIAFSDILELHKKLLELSGGINRIFKLEDFLHAAQRNTVVSSNTISAASEEIISFNEVDIIAPSQKLLARKFSCNVVPGKSLLLTGPNGSGKSYIFRVLRDLWPMVPGRVTKPSEGMFHVPQHPYTSLGTLEDQVICPLSREEAEMKVLSLHKSGNKSSASVLLDDHLEKILENVRLVYLLERERWDSTPNWEDALSLGEQQRLGMVCWC